Proteins from one Chroococcidiopsis sp. CCMEE 29 genomic window:
- a CDS encoding 16S rRNA (uracil(1498)-N(3))-methyltransferase: MAQLQRLAIAPSQLQDEKVVLTTQQQHYLNRVLRLRSGDRLIVMDGLGKWWLAQLTGAEAQILEPLNVQTELPGSITLMVALPKGNGFDEVVRCCTELGVACIAPVVSDRTLLNPSLQKLERWRRIAQEAAEQSERLIVPTILEPVSFAAAISTATATHRYLCVARGSHSHLQQALNSVSLTSKMLIATGPEGGWTAAEVECAIAAGFQPVSLGRRILRAVTAPVVALSLTAAVLESGST, translated from the coding sequence ATGGCTCAACTGCAACGACTCGCGATCGCTCCTTCCCAGCTGCAAGATGAGAAAGTTGTCTTGACAACTCAGCAACAGCATTACCTTAATCGAGTATTAAGGCTGCGGAGTGGCGATCGCTTGATTGTGATGGATGGATTAGGAAAATGGTGGTTAGCTCAGCTAACAGGAGCAGAAGCGCAAATTTTAGAGCCGCTGAATGTGCAAACAGAATTACCTGGCTCAATTACGCTGATGGTGGCGTTACCCAAAGGAAACGGATTTGATGAAGTGGTGCGCTGCTGTACTGAGTTAGGGGTGGCTTGCATTGCTCCGGTGGTAAGCGATCGCACTTTGCTCAATCCCAGTCTCCAAAAATTAGAGCGTTGGCGGCGGATTGCTCAAGAAGCAGCGGAACAATCAGAGCGATTGATTGTGCCTACTATCCTAGAGCCTGTTTCCTTTGCTGCTGCTATTTCAACTGCTACTGCTACTCATCGGTATCTCTGCGTTGCCCGTGGCAGTCATTCTCATTTACAGCAAGCACTCAATTCTGTGTCCCTAACATCTAAGATGTTGATCGCCACTGGTCCAGAAGGGGGATGGACTGCTGCTGAGGTTGAGTGTGCGATCGCAGCTGGATTTCAACCTGTTTCGCTAGGTCGTCGCATCCTTAGAGCTGTTACAGCACCCGTGGTTGCTTTATCCCTAACAGCGGCAGTATTAGAATCTGGATCTACATAA
- the cydB gene encoding cytochrome d ubiquinol oxidase subunit II, with amino-acid sequence METLKYFLPQVWFGILALFLFLYVMLDGFDLGVGILSLTSSNEERRSILMTSLSNIWDANETWLVLMGGSLFGAFPLAYATILNALYIPVCVMLFGLIFRAVAFEFREQANRKFFWNVAFGAGSFLAALGQGFALGAVLAGIKVDEVGHFVGTTWDWLSWQSVVTALTLIQGYVLIGSTYLIWKTEGEVQTTHYKTAKIAAWTTLLGAIFITITTPIFYESARTRLFQQPLVYIFGIIPVLGILLISQLLTSLGRRQERAPFVWTILIFVLTFIGLALVVFPYIIPPQITIYEAAADPSALVFMLIFVGFLIPVMLFYNIYQYVVFRGKVTADGHYGD; translated from the coding sequence ATGGAGACGCTAAAGTATTTTCTACCCCAAGTCTGGTTTGGGATTTTGGCTCTGTTCCTCTTTCTCTACGTCATGCTGGATGGGTTTGACTTAGGGGTAGGTATTTTGTCTCTGACTTCCTCCAATGAGGAACGGCGGAGTATCTTGATGACCAGCTTGAGCAACATTTGGGATGCTAACGAAACTTGGCTAGTGCTGATGGGAGGCAGCCTGTTTGGGGCATTTCCCCTAGCCTATGCCACGATCCTGAATGCCCTCTACATTCCGGTTTGTGTAATGTTGTTTGGGTTGATCTTTCGTGCCGTGGCATTTGAGTTTCGCGAGCAAGCAAACCGCAAATTCTTTTGGAATGTAGCCTTTGGTGCTGGGAGTTTCCTAGCAGCACTCGGTCAAGGATTCGCCCTTGGTGCTGTACTAGCAGGTATTAAAGTGGATGAGGTAGGTCACTTTGTCGGCACAACCTGGGACTGGCTGAGTTGGCAGTCAGTGGTGACAGCTTTGACGCTGATCCAAGGCTACGTCCTGATTGGCTCAACCTATCTGATCTGGAAAACAGAGGGAGAAGTGCAGACAACCCATTATAAAACTGCCAAAATTGCAGCTTGGACAACACTGCTGGGAGCAATTTTCATCACAATCACAACTCCCATCTTTTACGAAAGTGCCAGGACTCGCTTGTTTCAGCAGCCGCTCGTTTATATCTTTGGCATTATTCCCGTCCTCGGAATCTTGCTGATCTCGCAACTTCTCACCAGCCTCGGTCGCCGACAAGAACGAGCACCTTTCGTCTGGACAATTCTCATTTTTGTGCTGACGTTTATTGGGCTGGCGTTAGTTGTCTTCCCCTACATCATTCCCCCCCAAATTACCATCTATGAGGCAGCTGCCGATCCAAGTGCGCTGGTCTTCATGCTGATCTTTGTTGGCTTCCTCATCCCCGTTATGTTGTTCTACAACATCTACCAATATGTCGTTTTTCGGGGTAAAGTCACTGCTGACGGACACTACGGGGATTAG
- a CDS encoding transposase, producing the protein MVDSQAVKNTCSASIESKGFCHYKCTNGIKRHLAVDPLGLPFFTHCTPANVSDDQGLIELLSNHLDYFRAKPVNVPKITILLDHGYHPNTITAALQKLYPQMMTKLRFELAPKPTKAEKAAQGHSGFVRVATRWVIERSNSWMERCKSLVKNFEKTLVNATAKLNLCLLRLMLKRLSNG; encoded by the coding sequence ATCGTTGACTCACAAGCGGTGAAAAACACCTGTAGTGCTAGTATCGAGTCCAAAGGGTTCTGCCATTACAAATGCACTAATGGCATCAAACGCCATCTCGCCGTCGATCCTCTAGGGTTGCCGTTTTTTACCCACTGCACTCCTGCTAATGTGTCCGATGACCAAGGCTTGATTGAACTGCTAAGCAATCACCTGGATTACTTTCGAGCCAAGCCCGTCAACGTCCCCAAAATCACCATTTTGCTCGACCATGGCTATCACCCAAACACCATCACCGCTGCCCTACAAAAACTTTATCCTCAGATGATGACCAAGCTCAGGTTTGAACTGGCACCCAAGCCCACGAAAGCCGAAAAGGCAGCCCAAGGTCACTCTGGATTTGTTCGAGTAGCAACCCGATGGGTGATTGAGCGGTCTAATTCTTGGATGGAACGATGTAAGAGTTTGGTCAAAAACTTTGAGAAAACGTTGGTCAATGCCACAGCTAAACTCAACCTTTGTTTGCTCAGACTGATGCTCAAACGGCTATCAAATGGATAG
- a CDS encoding cytochrome ubiquinol oxidase subunit I, translated as MEFLSDTVALSRMQFALTAIFHMLWPVLSTGMAIYLVIVEGLWLRTRNSDYYYHARFWSKLYVLNFGIGVATGIPMEFQFGTNWAPFSEAVGNFFGSIMGFEATWAFMLEAASLGIMVFGWERVNPIIHYISTILVAFGANASTFWILTASSWMQTPAGGELVNGKFVINDYFQAIFNPFMRNSVLHMFFGTLETSLFVIGGISAWYILNNRHHAFFSKALKIVLAAAIAVAPLQIYIGHLSAEQVYKLQPSKLAAMEAQWNTIPAGQSADWSILAWPNDKAEKNDWEIAIPNGLGYILELKKNLSEPVQGLKEWKPEDRPHLLPLIYYSFRIMVGIGFFLAGLMLWSLLQWLRGKLSPEDITQQRWLMRAWIFAAPLGYIAVDSGWIVRCVGRQPWTVYKQIRTVDSASNLPPSNVLTTLIIFTGTYILLLFAALYFGSRIIRRGPNLDLPIPGIETKPAINTTPGEFVRDERPVEAKQ; from the coding sequence ATGGAATTTTTATCTGACACTGTAGCACTGTCGCGCATGCAGTTTGCGCTAACTGCTATATTCCATATGCTCTGGCCCGTGCTGAGTACAGGCATGGCAATCTATTTGGTTATCGTTGAGGGACTGTGGCTGAGAACTCGCAATTCTGATTACTACTACCATGCCCGCTTTTGGTCGAAGCTTTATGTCCTCAACTTCGGCATCGGTGTGGCTACGGGTATACCAATGGAATTTCAGTTCGGGACAAACTGGGCACCGTTCTCCGAGGCTGTGGGTAACTTTTTTGGCAGCATTATGGGGTTTGAAGCTACTTGGGCATTCATGCTGGAGGCTGCTTCTCTAGGTATTATGGTGTTCGGCTGGGAGCGCGTTAATCCCATCATTCACTATATCTCCACAATTCTGGTTGCTTTCGGCGCAAACGCATCAACATTCTGGATTTTAACGGCAAGCTCCTGGATGCAAACGCCTGCAGGTGGGGAACTGGTTAATGGCAAGTTTGTGATTAACGATTATTTTCAGGCGATCTTCAATCCTTTCATGCGGAACAGCGTTCTCCACATGTTCTTTGGCACATTAGAGACTTCACTGTTTGTGATTGGTGGGATTAGCGCCTGGTACATTCTCAATAATCGCCATCATGCTTTCTTTTCTAAGGCTTTGAAGATTGTCTTAGCGGCGGCGATCGCCGTTGCCCCGTTGCAGATCTACATTGGACACTTGAGTGCCGAACAAGTGTACAAACTTCAGCCTTCAAAACTAGCAGCAATGGAAGCTCAGTGGAACACTATACCAGCTGGACAATCTGCTGATTGGAGCATTCTGGCTTGGCCTAATGACAAAGCAGAAAAAAATGACTGGGAAATCGCAATTCCTAATGGATTGGGATACATTCTGGAACTCAAAAAAAATCTCTCTGAACCTGTACAAGGGCTGAAGGAATGGAAACCTGAAGATCGACCTCACCTCCTGCCTTTGATCTACTATTCTTTCCGCATCATGGTTGGCATCGGGTTCTTTCTGGCGGGACTCATGCTATGGAGCTTACTGCAGTGGTTACGTGGTAAGCTCTCTCCAGAAGACATTACCCAGCAACGGTGGCTGATGCGTGCCTGGATCTTCGCAGCTCCCTTGGGCTACATTGCAGTAGATTCAGGTTGGATTGTGCGCTGTGTCGGACGACAGCCGTGGACTGTCTATAAACAAATTCGTACAGTTGACTCTGCCTCCAATCTGCCTCCTAGCAACGTCTTAACGACTTTAATTATCTTTACAGGAACCTACATTCTTTTGTTGTTTGCTGCCTTATACTTTGGCAGCCGCATTATCCGTAGAGGTCCAAATTTAGACTTACCAATACCAGGGATTGAAACAAAACCTGCAATAAATACCACTCCTGGAGAGTTTGTTCGAGATGAACGTCCCGTAGAAGCAAAACAGTAG
- a CDS encoding nucleoside hydrolase: MSKQLVLMDHDGGVDDYLATMLLMTMDCIECLGIIITPADCYVQPAVSATRKILDLIGCFDIPVAESTVRGINPFPSLYRRDSFIVDHLPILNESETIRTPLVAETGQEFMVRVLAQASEPVTLMVTGPLTTVAAALDKAPEIEAKIKQIVWMGGALNVSGNVEKSLEAGQDGSAEWNAYWDPLAAERVWQTQIGILMCPLDLTNQVPVTSELVQQLGKQRRYPLSDLAGQCYALVIPQDYYFWDVLATAYLAHPEFYQLREWETMIVTTGLSQGRTKIVSGGRKIQAMDRVDVSSFSTYILQQWAR; encoded by the coding sequence ATGTCCAAACAACTCGTATTAATGGATCACGATGGCGGTGTTGATGATTATCTAGCAACGATGCTGCTGATGACGATGGATTGTATCGAATGCCTAGGCATCATCATTACTCCAGCGGATTGCTATGTCCAACCAGCAGTGAGTGCAACGCGCAAAATTCTCGATTTGATCGGCTGCTTTGATATCCCAGTTGCAGAAAGCACTGTGCGCGGTATTAACCCCTTCCCAAGTCTCTACCGCCGAGATTCTTTTATTGTCGATCACCTCCCCATCCTGAATGAGAGCGAAACAATTCGCACTCCTCTAGTGGCGGAAACCGGTCAAGAATTTATGGTGCGGGTGTTGGCTCAAGCTTCTGAACCAGTAACGCTGATGGTAACAGGTCCGTTGACCACAGTAGCAGCTGCCTTGGATAAAGCACCAGAGATTGAAGCAAAGATTAAACAGATTGTCTGGATGGGGGGTGCACTGAATGTCTCCGGTAATGTGGAAAAGAGCCTTGAGGCGGGACAGGATGGTTCGGCAGAATGGAATGCGTATTGGGACCCACTTGCAGCTGAGCGAGTGTGGCAGACACAGATTGGAATTTTAATGTGTCCTTTAGATCTGACTAACCAGGTCCCAGTTACATCCGAGTTAGTGCAACAGTTAGGTAAACAACGCCGATATCCATTGTCCGATTTGGCTGGACAATGTTACGCACTAGTCATTCCACAGGATTACTATTTCTGGGATGTGCTGGCAACAGCTTATCTAGCACACCCGGAGTTCTATCAACTGCGCGAGTGGGAGACGATGATTGTAACGACTGGTCTTAGTCAAGGACGTACCAAGATTGTATCTGGAGGTCGTAAAATTCAGGCAATGGATCGAGTAGATGTATCTAGCTTTTCCACTTATATTTTGCAACAATGGGCGCGTTAG
- a CDS encoding nucleoside deaminase, protein MDDFMEAAIAEAKQGLQEGGIPIGSVIVKNRQIVGRGHNKRVQDNDPVTHAEIDCLRNAGRIGNYQDTTLYSTLMPCYLCAGAVVQFGIKKVIAGESETFSGAKEFMESHGVEVINLDLDECKQLMREFIQKNPQLWDEDIGK, encoded by the coding sequence ATGGATGATTTTATGGAAGCTGCGATCGCCGAAGCAAAACAAGGATTACAAGAAGGCGGCATTCCCATCGGTTCAGTCATTGTCAAAAACAGGCAGATTGTCGGTAGAGGACACAACAAGCGCGTCCAAGACAATGACCCTGTTACTCACGCTGAAATTGATTGTCTTCGTAATGCTGGCAGAATCGGCAATTACCAGGATACGACGCTGTATTCTACCTTGATGCCTTGCTATCTCTGTGCTGGAGCAGTTGTTCAGTTTGGGATTAAAAAAGTGATTGCGGGTGAGTCAGAAACCTTCTCTGGTGCCAAGGAATTTATGGAATCCCACGGCGTTGAAGTCATTAATTTAGATTTGGATGAGTGTAAGCAGTTGATGAGAGAGTTTATTCAAAAAAATCCTCAACTATGGGATGAAGATATTGGGAAATAA
- a CDS encoding cytochrome P450 — MKLPDGPSDPLLIRRIRTFHWILRPLEVLEDLTKRYGETFVVSKNTSPLVVYFSNPKAIQQIFTADPELFEIGSGNDILLPLLGKHSMILLDGDHHQRQRRLLMPPFHGDRMRTYGQLICSITKQVISQWRVGESFLVRASMQEISLRVILSAIFGLHEGERFDQLRQLLTSMLDSLSSPLSSTLLFFPSLQKDWGPLSPWGRFLQIKQQVDRLIYAEIQARREQADPNRDDILTLLLGARDQTGQPMTDEELRDELLTLLFAGHETTASALAWALYWIDHLPEVQDKLLYELTTLPPDTDPSAIARLPYLSAVCSETLRIYPIALTPFPRILKSPMEIMGYQLEPGTILLLSTYLTHQREDIYPEPKQFNPERFLQRQFSPYEYLPFGGSNRRCIGLAFAQFEMKLVLATILSHYKLNLVSNRPIKPTRRGLTLAPPGNMRMVVTQHRQQKTPILV, encoded by the coding sequence TCCCTTGGAAGTGCTAGAGGATCTGACAAAACGCTATGGTGAAACCTTTGTCGTGTCGAAAAATACATCGCCTCTGGTTGTTTACTTTAGCAATCCCAAGGCGATTCAGCAGATTTTTACTGCCGACCCAGAGCTATTTGAGATTGGTAGTGGGAATGATATTTTACTCCCCCTGCTGGGCAAACACTCAATGATCTTACTCGACGGCGATCACCATCAACGTCAAAGACGGCTGTTAATGCCTCCCTTTCATGGCGATCGCATGCGTACCTATGGGCAGTTGATTTGTAGCATCACTAAACAAGTAATCAGTCAGTGGAGAGTTGGCGAATCCTTCCTTGTCCGTGCGTCCATGCAAGAGATCTCCCTGCGAGTCATCCTCAGCGCCATTTTTGGTCTACATGAGGGAGAGCGGTTTGACCAACTTAGGCAACTGCTCACATCGATGTTAGACTCGCTTAGCTCCCCCTTGAGTTCTACCTTGCTGTTCTTTCCCTCACTGCAAAAGGATTGGGGACCACTGAGTCCGTGGGGACGCTTCCTGCAGATCAAACAGCAAGTCGATCGACTGATATATGCTGAAATTCAGGCAAGGAGAGAGCAAGCTGATCCCAACCGTGACGATATCCTCACCTTGCTACTAGGAGCGCGCGATCAGACAGGTCAGCCAATGACCGATGAGGAGTTACGCGATGAACTGCTGACACTGCTGTTTGCCGGTCATGAAACTACAGCTTCTGCCTTAGCATGGGCATTATACTGGATCGACCATCTGCCTGAAGTTCAAGACAAATTGTTGTACGAACTCACTACTCTCCCTCCGGACACAGACCCCAGCGCCATTGCCCGACTGCCCTATTTGAGTGCAGTTTGTTCCGAGACACTGCGGATCTACCCAATTGCCCTAACTCCCTTCCCGCGAATTTTGAAGTCACCGATGGAGATTATGGGCTATCAGCTTGAGCCAGGTACGATCCTACTCCTTTCTACCTACTTAACCCACCAACGAGAGGATATCTACCCAGAACCTAAGCAGTTTAACCCAGAGCGGTTCTTACAGAGACAATTTTCACCCTATGAGTATTTGCCGTTTGGTGGCAGCAACCGTCGCTGTATTGGGCTTGCCTTTGCTCAGTTTGAAATGAAATTAGTACTAGCGACCATTCTGTCACACTACAAACTCAATCTGGTTAGTAACCGTCCCATCAAGCCAACCCGGCGTGGATTAACTCTCGCTCCTCCGGGAAATATGCGGATGGTTGTCACGCAGCATCGGCAGCAGAAGACCCCCATCCTGGTTTAG
- a CDS encoding transposase, producing the protein MPYSSSLTDKEWELIEPLVPQKKKTRPPCWTKRQILDGVFYQLKNGCNWGDLPKDLPPYSTVFWHYKQWRADGVLEQIMTRLHSQVRQHVKKNKNGRGY; encoded by the coding sequence ATGCCGTACTCCAGCAGCTTAACTGACAAAGAGTGGGAGCTCATCGAGCCATTAGTGCCCCAAAAGAAGAAAACCAGGCCACCTTGCTGGACAAAGCGGCAAATCTTGGATGGCGTCTTTTATCAACTTAAGAATGGTTGTAATTGGGGTGACCTGCCCAAAGACTTGCCACCCTACTCGACGGTATTCTGGCATTACAAGCAGTGGCGTGCGGATGGCGTTCTCGAACAGATAATGACGAGATTGCATTCGCAGGTGCGGCAACATGTCAAAAAAAACAAAAATGGACGCGGTTACTAA
- a CDS encoding tetratricopeptide repeat protein — protein sequence MLEQVAAAFERQDYRTAAELLKEMLHKSPQDPWVQFYLGRLHEVSGKLEAAEDIYRQLLRSAINSKIVAQARQGLQRLEALAKLAEGIATEQRQQAIAQATADPSNTQMGVLVLEPVPTEIKTTAAQKFAQIMQLDPYTARLQLPSRGWRLCRTGQIGELRFLGQNLRKSGVPCFWATLAEIQRIQVFQVNYFQSAVPPATVVCQNEQGQLGSLSFNWSEVTQRVTGLLPIFEQVVDLDARGKLKRKTQTQDYAQFCDLHLPSKLCILRLHDKSYQFQHDVAISKQQSQINSQMTTRINWNNLTGCLDQQLTHAKSWSDFTPFAETVLEQTEMLGRLQSHIHLFRRTETNWDPAFHLYSGLVFVKNQAGCC from the coding sequence ATGCTTGAGCAAGTTGCCGCTGCCTTTGAACGCCAAGACTATCGCACTGCAGCTGAATTACTCAAAGAAATGCTGCATAAGTCGCCCCAAGACCCTTGGGTGCAATTTTATCTCGGACGTTTGCATGAAGTATCTGGCAAGTTGGAAGCAGCAGAAGATATTTATCGGCAACTGCTGCGTAGTGCAATCAATAGTAAGATTGTGGCTCAAGCACGTCAAGGTTTGCAACGACTAGAAGCGTTAGCGAAGCTTGCCGAAGGCATCGCCACAGAACAACGACAACAAGCCATTGCTCAGGCTACCGCTGACCCCAGCAATACTCAGATGGGGGTATTGGTCTTAGAACCTGTCCCGACTGAAATCAAAACTACAGCTGCCCAAAAGTTTGCCCAGATTATGCAGCTAGACCCCTATACGGCACGGCTACAATTACCTAGTCGAGGCTGGCGGCTTTGCCGGACTGGTCAGATTGGAGAACTGCGCTTTTTAGGTCAAAATCTGCGTAAATCTGGTGTCCCTTGTTTCTGGGCAACACTCGCAGAAATTCAGAGAATTCAAGTTTTTCAAGTCAACTATTTTCAATCAGCTGTTCCGCCAGCCACAGTTGTTTGTCAAAATGAACAGGGACAGCTAGGTTCTCTTAGTTTCAACTGGTCAGAAGTAACCCAGCGCGTAACAGGACTGTTACCAATTTTTGAACAAGTAGTGGATCTCGATGCCCGAGGCAAGTTAAAACGCAAAACCCAGACCCAAGACTATGCTCAATTTTGCGATTTACACCTCCCAAGCAAGCTTTGTATTCTGAGGCTCCACGATAAAAGTTACCAATTTCAGCATGACGTTGCGATCTCAAAGCAGCAGAGTCAAATCAACAGCCAGATGACTACCAGAATTAACTGGAACAACTTAACTGGTTGCCTTGATCAACAACTGACTCATGCCAAAAGTTGGTCTGATTTCACACCTTTTGCTGAGACGGTGCTAGAGCAAACAGAAATGCTAGGTCGCCTTCAGTCTCACATTCACCTGTTTCGCAGGACGGAGACGAATTGGGACCCAGCTTTTCATTTATATAGTGGGCTAGTCTTTGTTAAGAATCAGGCTGGGTGTTGTTAG
- the sir gene encoding sulfite reductase, ferredoxin dependent gives MVQTSTPTPASRKPSKVEGLKERSNFLREPVATEILQDTNHFTENAVQILKFHGSYQQDNRDNRVKGQEKDYQFMLRTKNPGGLVPPQLYLTLDKLADEYGNQTLRVTTRQGFQLHGILKKNLKSAIAAIIKNMGSTLAACGDVNRNVMAPPAAFKNQPEYQYAWEYAQNIADLLAPQTGAYYEIWLDGEKAISAEENPEVKAARQRNGSGTIFHNGEEPIYGTYYMPRKFKCAVTVPGDNSIDLYTQDLSLVVITNAQQELEGFNVFAGGGLGRTHNKEETFARLADEICYVAKDDVYELVKAIVAAQRDYGDRTDRRHARLKYLIQDWGVDKFRSMVEKYFGKPLQPFKPLPEFKYKDFLGWHEQGDGKLFLGISVENGRVKDEGTFQLRTALREIVQQFDLPIRLTPHHNIIFCDIEPEKRQAIEQILTRYGVQADPDAIKPLVRYSMACPALPTCGLAITESERIMPNTLQRIEALLNKVGLEQEEFVVRMTGCPNGCARPYMAELGFVGSAPESYQVWLGGSQDQTRLAVPYMERLHFNDLETQLEPIFVYFKQSRQSGESFGDFCTRVGFEPIREFAANYEAQTAAAEITDDQDGLVEAMADSTTAPVTEESDGKVVAIANTTIATNSKARRRVSIQDEIYSKLKDAAARQGKPMTQLVNEAIDTYLKNLS, from the coding sequence ATGGTTCAAACTTCAACTCCCACTCCCGCATCCCGTAAGCCTTCTAAGGTAGAAGGACTAAAAGAACGTAGTAATTTTTTACGTGAACCGGTCGCAACAGAGATACTCCAGGACACGAACCACTTTACAGAAAACGCAGTTCAAATTCTGAAGTTTCATGGTTCCTACCAGCAGGACAACCGGGACAATCGGGTCAAGGGGCAGGAAAAAGATTACCAGTTCATGCTGCGAACCAAAAACCCTGGCGGTTTGGTGCCGCCGCAGCTGTATCTAACCTTAGACAAGCTAGCGGATGAGTATGGCAATCAGACATTGCGAGTTACCACTAGACAGGGGTTTCAGCTGCATGGAATTTTAAAGAAGAATCTTAAGAGTGCGATCGCCGCCATCATCAAAAACATGGGTTCAACGCTGGCGGCTTGCGGCGATGTCAACCGCAATGTCATGGCACCACCAGCCGCGTTTAAGAATCAACCGGAGTATCAGTACGCTTGGGAGTATGCCCAAAATATTGCTGACTTGCTGGCACCGCAAACGGGTGCCTACTATGAAATTTGGCTAGATGGGGAAAAAGCGATTAGCGCTGAAGAAAACCCAGAAGTGAAGGCAGCACGGCAGCGTAATGGTAGTGGAACGATATTCCACAACGGTGAGGAGCCAATTTACGGCACTTACTATATGCCCCGGAAGTTTAAGTGTGCCGTAACTGTACCAGGGGATAATTCGATCGATCTATATACTCAAGACCTCAGCTTGGTAGTAATTACCAACGCTCAGCAAGAGCTAGAGGGATTTAACGTCTTTGCTGGTGGCGGCTTGGGGCGGACGCACAATAAAGAAGAGACTTTTGCACGGCTGGCTGATGAAATTTGCTATGTAGCCAAGGATGACGTTTACGAACTAGTTAAGGCAATTGTGGCAGCTCAGCGGGACTATGGCGATCGCACTGATCGGCGTCACGCTCGCTTGAAGTACCTCATCCAGGATTGGGGCGTTGATAAGTTTCGGTCGATGGTAGAAAAATACTTTGGCAAACCGCTCCAACCATTCAAGCCACTGCCAGAATTTAAATATAAAGACTTCCTGGGTTGGCACGAACAGGGAGATGGAAAACTTTTCCTTGGCATCTCGGTAGAAAATGGTCGGGTTAAAGATGAAGGCACGTTCCAACTGAGAACTGCTCTCCGGGAAATCGTGCAGCAGTTTGACTTACCTATCCGGCTAACACCGCACCACAACATAATTTTCTGTGACATTGAACCAGAAAAGCGGCAGGCAATTGAGCAGATTCTGACGCGCTACGGTGTTCAAGCCGATCCAGATGCGATTAAACCTCTAGTCCGGTATTCGATGGCTTGTCCTGCCTTGCCTACTTGCGGCTTGGCAATCACTGAATCAGAACGGATAATGCCCAACACCTTGCAGCGAATTGAAGCGCTGCTAAACAAAGTAGGCTTAGAGCAAGAAGAGTTTGTAGTGAGGATGACAGGTTGCCCTAATGGTTGTGCTAGACCATATATGGCAGAATTAGGATTTGTGGGCAGCGCACCCGAATCTTACCAGGTTTGGTTGGGGGGGTCGCAGGATCAGACGCGGCTAGCAGTACCCTATATGGAACGGCTACATTTTAATGACCTGGAAACCCAGTTAGAACCGATTTTTGTCTACTTCAAGCAGTCACGCCAATCAGGGGAAAGTTTCGGGGACTTTTGCACTCGCGTTGGTTTTGAACCAATCCGTGAGTTCGCTGCCAACTATGAGGCACAAACTGCGGCGGCAGAGATAACAGACGATCAAGATGGTCTAGTGGAGGCGATGGCAGACTCTACTACTGCACCAGTCACAGAGGAGAGCGATGGCAAAGTGGTAGCGATCGCTAATACGACCATCGCTACTAATAGTAAAGCGCGTCGCCGAGTCAGCATTCAGGATGAAATTTATAGCAAGCTAAAGGACGCTGCCGCCCGCCAAGGCAAGCCGATGACGCAGCTAGTTAACGAGGCGATAGACACTTACCTGAAGAATCTGTCCTAA
- a CDS encoding porin family protein — MKTYLKSIVKLSALSALVIAPVFLLAGAASAQPTGTNASYLGAGLSVGVTEDAKFGGNIQGRLAIPNTPVSARGAILFSDKTSAIMPIVSYDVPITNNANAYLGAGYSFVEARGQSTPLGNKNAVVLTTGVEAELRRNIVLYGDAKVGINAFENNSGSAVSFQAGAGYRFN; from the coding sequence ATTGCTCCTGTCTTTCTATTAGCTGGCGCTGCTTCTGCTCAACCTACGGGTACTAATGCTAGCTATCTAGGTGCGGGTCTTTCAGTTGGAGTCACTGAAGATGCTAAGTTTGGTGGTAATATTCAAGGTCGCCTTGCTATCCCAAATACACCAGTTTCTGCTAGAGGTGCGATCCTTTTTAGTGATAAAACAAGTGCTATCATGCCGATAGTTTCTTACGACGTTCCTATCACCAATAATGCCAATGCTTATCTGGGTGCTGGTTATTCTTTTGTTGAAGCAAGAGGACAATCAACTCCTTTAGGTAACAAAAATGCAGTTGTGCTAACCACAGGCGTTGAAGCTGAACTGAGAAGAAACATTGTTCTTTATGGTGATGCCAAAGTAGGCATTAACGCCTTCGAAAATAACTCTGGTTCTGCTGTCAGCTTCCAGGCAGGTGCAGGCTACCGCTTCAACTAG